The DNA sequence atccagcaatttcgcAGAGCCatcgaagaggagtgggacaacattccacagaccataATCAACATCCTGATCATCTCAATGCGAAGGATAGAgttgcatgaagcaaatggtggtcaaaccagatactgactggttttctgatccacgccagtcatgtgaaatccataggttagggcctaatttatttcaattgactgatttccttatatgaactgtaattcagtaaaatctttgaaattgtttcatgttgcgtttatatttttgttcaatgtacatTCAGATGATAACTTAATTACAGATAATGTAAACATAAAAAGAAAACTTTCAAGCTGCAGTTGAAGACCAATATCTTTCCACAATTGATTTGTAGTAATGGAGGCTGCATAATAAAGAATGTTTACACTGCATTGATTGGCCTACATTAAATATTTTCACTTGTACTAAAGATAagcttttacttttgatattacctGTTGTCATGGTTGCAATATGCTTCCAATTGTAAGCTTTTGAGATAAGAGGAATTGCTCTATCAGCAACTATCACCTTCTACCACAAGACAATGCCTCTCAGGCGATAGTTTGGTTCGACCCTCTTTAGGGATTGAGATTCCACGTAACTATGATTGCATTTGGATGTCATGAAATAGGTCAGAAATACAGTCTTGAAGCAAAGAAACATCTAAGCACTTTATAAAGGCAGAGATTGGATTAAAATCGTATTCCGAATAATAAAGCCATGATTAGATTTTTATAATGATTATAACCTATTGTCTAATATTATAATAAAAAACATGAATAGTTATGATTTAAATTGAAGTGCCAATTCAAATAGATTGCCATTGCAATTACTGAGTTAGTTTCATTTCATATTCCAtaagatatacagtatatctcataTTGGAGACTCAAGTTTAACATACTGTTTCAAATATGTACCATTTTGAAAATACACATAGATCGCATACGTAATAATGGCAGTTAAACTCAATGGATTAATAGAGAACAACTACTCCCATATCTATGTTATGGACTGGAAGCTATTTTACTGTACCATTTTGAAAATGCTTCCCTCCAATCCTACTTACATCGCATACGCAATAATGGCATTTAACTTTTTGGACGAacagaccaaattcacatagaaatgtagtTTATACTGTAGATCTGTCATTGTCGTTGAAtgcaagtctaagaagctgtaattctatgtgttgtatttctatgcttcccatttcGTTTTTCTGTCTTGAGTCGGCTTTGTACactagcttcaaacagctgaaaatacaatattttgggttatggaaaatatattccACTGTGGTTTAGatagtacaatgattctctacactatatttgcttgttttgtcatataaactgaaattaggcaaactattagaattttagcaaccaggaaatggcggagcgatttatGCATAGTGCATTTCTATGCTTCAGGCGTAAAATATTATGCTCTGTTCGAggcataaaaaataaatcaaataaaacatccCCATCAATATCTGTCTGCTTAAGATAGATATCTGTtgttttgcatgggctgcgtttCAAATGCCGATTTTGACTTTCTGCATTTGCcatggaaggtggcagagctacagcggtgtttgtcaagCAAGGAGACATCTCGAAAATCCGTCTTCTAACAAAAACGTCTGTAGTGTCCAAACGGTTTCTCCTACAAATTAACATGACCCCTTAATGGAAAGATTACTCTCACGATGGTGTTTTGCTCTACGAGTGTCACGGTACGCGTATGAAGGTAACCTGTTACCTGAAAATGTATGGAAGTGAATAGGGCATTTCCACGTCAAAGGTATACAGGTAGGTTTCCCCTAATCTTTCTTAGATtttagatataggacagacacttaagAACATACTTCCTTTTGATTACATTTTTGACtatctgtttttccatgtatgaatctgttattcaatacaTTTCTATGGGCTAGTAGTGGCAAAGCCAAATTCTATGTTTCATCaaatatatacaataccagtcaaaagtttggacacacccactcattatttttactattttatacattgtagaataatagtgaagacatcaaaactatgaaatggagtaatagtaaaaataaagaaaaacccttgaatgattaggtgtgtccaaacttttgactggtactatatatatatgatgaaacattgaatttggccttacaaggtgcatctgtgtaatgatcatgctgtttaatcagcttcttgatatgccacaccagtcaggtggatggattatcttggcaaatactcactaacaggaatgtaaacaaatttggaacatttctgggatcttttatttcagctcatgaaacatgggaccaacactttagatgttgcgtttatattttttgttcactGTAATATGGGCTACttttatgtacagtgtgtgtacttACATTGTTAGTACCAGGGTTACGTTTACCAGCTagaaatattgtaatcagattacatatatttttgaaaaactagatgattatttagaggattacttttaaattcagaaaggatgtttgcgaaaaaatatatttcactcttctctgttttctcaatgacattcaaatcagcattgaaaaaaggcacaaatttaagtttgttccaactgtctgaccacagatcagagaccactatgatgacacaccaaatgtgtttgatggattgcgggaaaagagcaggaacagGCTTtggtaggctacagtccaagctatgtcttgcATTGGTGctactgctgtcggcatccaaagattatccaacttgaataaacgctagGAAGTAAGGATGACAGAAGTGGTGTCGTCTACggtgatacggatatcacttattattgatatctacatggcgcattgatgtgaatcacgctgctgctctctcatttagctatttgcgcctcatggattgtggttgttgtggatagCTGTTCACAAATCTATATGGGTATCTGAACCCAAAAAttgttgaattcaagaagtttaagctgcctgtCAATCATTGTTTtggaaaccagtggacagccagtggaaaatgcgctcttgcaacagctgcatagtgcggatcccagcctatataatacaagttttttatttttattgttcaatctaattcatgctgattaaAACTAAACATCCATAGGCcaaatggacacatgctcaaactcacacacttttgAAAAGACGTAAAGGGGCAATCTGAGGTTAAAACATCAATTTTAGGATTTATAAATTATATTAGTGTAAAGATACAATTAAATTCTATTATTATATGTTGTAAAAAGCAAGGGGTTAGAAGAATCCTACATAaacaacccataaagtaaaattttACATCCgtgtatggccagctatgtaaactttgacattgatttatcctgcaatagatgtagttcaattggtaacatacatttttgtcttcttctaatacttcttaaggggaaagtaaatTAAAAGTAACGGaacgtaatcagattacgttactgagtttgggtaatccaaaagttgcgTTACTGATTACAGGTAATTTACAGGTAAGTTACTTTactggacaggtaactagtaactgttaACGGATTtgatttagaaagtaacctacccgaCCCTGGTTAATACAGTAGGTAATCTCAGCACCCAGAATAACCAATGAGAGACTACACTGTCTGCTACTTATGTAGCTACCTAGAATGCATGATTTTAGCACCACATGCAATTAagtggtaatgttgttttctcTACTTCTTCTTACAAACCATTCCGGAGTTAGGGAAATAACAATTCAACTTGTTGAAGCCTGTCAGTCTGTTTTTGTTAACccctatttatatatatatatattttaaaggggGGTAACCCATACTAGGAATGGCTCATAACCTTCATGCAAAATACTTTTTGTCAGATGATAAATTATTTGATTACATGAGAAGAAATCCCAGTCAGAACCATTTGTGCCATAAATTCAATATGGATCTATTCTCAATAGCTACTATTGCATGTCAGGACCTACAGTACTATTTAGGACTAGCGTAACATGGACCTCTATACAGTATGCTGAaaagcatctgtgtgtgtgtgtgtgtgtgtgtgtgtgtgtgtgtgtgtgtgtgtgtgtgtgtgtgtgtgtgtgtgtgtgtgtgtgtgtgtgtgtgtgtgtgtgtgtgtgtgtgtgtgtgtgtgtgtgtgtgtgtatgcgtgcatggGGTAgcctaggcaggtagcctagtcgttagagaattgggccagtaaccgaaaggttgctagagcgaatccctgaactgacaaggtaaaaatctgtcgttctgcccctgaacaaggcagttaacccactgttccccattaggcagtaattgtaaataagaatttgttcttaattgacttgcctggttaaataaaggttaaattaaaaaaaatatatatatatgcccatAAATATGCCTGTCCCTACAGCAGTCCAGGGAGTGGTCATGGCGAGTGCTGAGATCACAGTGTCCTCAAGAAACATAGTGAtggtgaaggaagaggaggaggaaggggagcacTGTGAGAGCCGCAAGACTCAGGTCATCCTCCATCTGCAGCCCATCATACAGGGGTAAGACTCAATGCAAAGAGGGGGCACTGGACACAACAGGGTGGAGGGTTGGAGTTACCATTTGGACAAAACGCAAAAGTCTCAAAATTCTATTTGCAATTAGTAACTAATTTAATTTATCGTTACTACGTAATGTAATTACACTAAGAAATTACACATTTCTTTTTTTAAGTGTACAAAGTGTGCTTTTCTAGACATCCAAGTTGTCAGTAAGATAAAACTGTCTTTGAAGTGTAGAATTCTGATAGCAGGatctgttatatactgtacattgtaaCAGCTGCCTCAGTGGGAGTGGTGAATATTGCATGAAATAGTGGACTTTGTCGCCTCCTACAGGGCAAATGAGGACAACGCTGACACTGGCTCTACTGTTCTAGCAATAGAGACGCATCATGGTAAGATTCCAAAAGACGCTTTGTTTCTATTGCTTATTTGTATGACCCGTATTTTAATTCAGTACTACATTCAACTTGGAGATTAGATTTGTATTGTATACATCATCTAGTAATTTTTTTAAACTGGATATATCATTTGTATTATTTCGTTTTGTTGTGTTTTTGATGTATGGATGCTTGCTTGTGATATTGTGTATGTTATATACTGTGTGTTTATATTGTATTTTACCATTATGGATGCTAGAAGACAATCTTGCGGAGGGTGAGGAGGTTGAGTATGGATACCCCATCACCTGTGGCGAAAGCAAAGCAGTCCTCCTGTTTAAGAAGTTTGTCTGTCCTGGCATCAACATCAGATGTGTCAAGGTACCAGTCATCAAGTAACTTGTTCATAAGTACAGTATGCCACTAAGAAACACGCTggtacctgtgtgtgtgctgtttttgtgtgtgtgtgtgtgtgtgtggggggtgttaaTTAATTTTGCTTTCCATTGTCGATATGAAAGCATGTGagatattttattattatttaactctTTCTGTGCCTGTGTTGCTCTGTGTTGCTTTTTCTACTCAATCCAGTTCAATGACCAGCTGATCAGCCCCAAGCAGTTTGTTCACATGGCAGGGAAAGCCACTCTGAAGGACTGGAAGAGGGCCATCCGACTGGGAGGAGTGATGCTCAGGTAGGCTGCGTCATACTGGGTGGAGGGCAgggtttacatttacattttggtcatttagcagacgcttttatccagagatacttacagtcagtgcatatAACTAAAGAAgctaagacaaccacatatcacaagtAAAAACTTTATTAAATAAAGCATCTATATATGCAGAATCAGTGCTAGGAAAAAGACAGGTTGGGGTCAATATGTGTCTGGGATCTTCTTGTTTTGCCTGCATCGGGTTACCTGGAGTTTTTTTGCCCCATACATTCCACTAGCAGTTAGTAAGCAGCGTTCTTGTGGTGGTAGGATCACATATCACGCTGTCCAATTGCTGAGTGATGCATGTCTCACCCCATCTTCGTGTTTGCACATGTTCTCTGTCCATCTGTGGTTTAGTCTGCTGCCTTCATCCCTACATATCAGATCAGAAGCTTTTGTTACAAGCAAAgctttgatgaaacattgaattcaTTAACCActtgtaaacatttcactgtgtaATACACATATTGCCGCAACTAGAAGTAGCGATTTTCTGACTGGATTAGAAATAGTGAtaacaatgtttattattatATAACTAATCATAAAATAAATATACTAAAccattctccttctcccaaatcttCTCTTATGTCCTCTATGCAGGAAAATGATGGACTCAGGTCAGATTGACTTCTACCAGCATGACACAGTGTGCACCAACACCTGCCGCAGCACCAAGTTTGACGTGTTGATCAACAGCACCCGCTTCCTTCCGGGCAGCGCCATGCAGCCCCCCCCTTCCCCTCTGCCAAGTGAGCCTATCAGCCAATTAGCCAAGGGCTGACTACACATTGCCCAGTGTGCCTATCAGCCAAGGGCTTACCTAACTACAGTACACGTTTACTATGTACACATTTACTCTCTCATATCCCGTGGCTGCTGCCATTTATTAAACTGCTGTTTTTTATCCCTGCACAAACTACACTTCACCTTCATAAACTGTACCACGCATATTTTGAAATGGACTACATCAAAACATCAATGAATAATTGCCCTCAGCAGTCTTTGGTGTGACACCTATTTTATCACTGGACTGGGCAGTGATTGGAATCTAGAAGTAGGAAAACAATTAGATTTAGGGGCCTCAATGGTCTCCTCAGATGCGCATAGAACTTGGATTGAAAACCCTGTGCTTTGAAGGCACTTGCAGAGCCACACAGTTGTTACCACTGCTTACAACCAAATGTCTACAACAGAACTGAACCAGAATTTGAGCTAGTGATATGAGTGATGACATGAGATGTTGGAGGAGTGATttgatgtgtgttggtgtgtatagtaGATGGAGGCCATGCTGCAGTGTCAGATGACAGGCTAGAGGAGAAGGCCTACACTACAGTGGAGTGGAGCCCTGGGCCAGCTGCTCCCATCACCAGCACAGCCAATGGACATGTCAAGAGGAAAAGGGGTGACATCATCCCTGGTCAGTATAACAACAACAGGGATACATTGATAGTTAGCTTAATGTAAACACATGCAAACAGGCACGTGCTTAcgcacacgttcacacacacatactgtataaacacacacactaacgcacGCATGGTggaatgcacgcacgcacacacgcacgagcacacacacacacacacatacacacacacacacacgcgcgtgttAGGGACTTACAGTACTAAGGAAAGTCACTTTGATGACTAAAAAGGCATCCTGGTCACATCTGACGtcttgacatacacacacattcccaaCACCATTCCACTTTCCTAATCATGCCACGTCTCTTGCCTTTCTCTAGATGGCAGTCTAAGCTTTTGGAGAGGCATAGCAGACGTTGGCCTGATGGGGGAGGTGTTATCCAGTTTCCGCACAGAACTGGTGGCCATGTTGAGAGGAGTGGAGGTCCGCAGTGAGAAGGCCATTTTGCAAGAAGCCGGTGAGCTTACACACTGTGACAGGTTCCCACACATACTTACATAATACTTACATGTATGAAATATCAGAGagttaaaaaatgtaatgttctATGGGTaacatgtacactgagtgtacaaatcattatgaacaccttactaatattgagttgcaccctcccttttgccatcagaacagcctcaatttgtcagggcatgtaCTCtaaaaggtgtcgaaagcgttccacagggatgctggcccatgttgacgccaatgcttctcacagttgtgtcaagttggctggatgtcctttgggttgtggaccattcttggtacacacgggaaactgttgagcaccTGTACTCAGTGCATTTAGCAGGTTTATATAGAGGCAGGTGGATTGGCAAGAGTTTCGTAGAACAAAATTATAATTGGGGATTGGTTAATTTGTTTGTTGGACTGATTTATTTGAATTGCCTGTCTATTTGTTGTTACTGTAATGTGTTTTGTTGTGTCAGATGCTGTTGTGCTGAACTCCCTTTCTGAGATGTTTGGGCTGCTGGACTCAGTGAGGAGGGTTCTGGACCTGAGACGTAGTGAGACTGATGACAACCAGCAGCAGGTTCACAATGCTCTTAATGGTGAGAGAATGTAAGCTTGGATGTGAGCTTAGAATGGGCAAACATACACTCTTGGAAAAAGGgttcaaaaagggttcttcagctgtccccattggagaaccctttttggttcctggtagaaccctttttggttccaggtataactatgttgggttccatgtagaactctctgtaatgggttctacctggaaccaaaaggggttcttcaaagggctCTCCTATGGGATTCTAGATTGCACAACACATTTGTACTGTACTTACAATATATATGTTTGGATCCCTGCACTAAAAGTAACACCGTTGTTTAAGTTATTTTTGCTTACCTGATATGTATACAGACTATTACTATGTTAGGTTTTCTTATTTCACTTGTGGTAAACcgtggggtgttgggttgagTGTGCCGAGattaacacagagacagtgagGTTTTAGTCAGCAAACACAACTATACTAGGCCATAAAATAAACATAGCAAAGAAAATCGCATAGGTTTGGCTCAGTCCTTCTTCTCAGCTTTGGCTCTGTGTTGGTCTCTCCCGGTTCTCGCTGGCGGTGTGCCACAGTGCCAAATGTCGCATCACGTACCTCCCCTCTATTATCACCCCCTGGGGTAGACCTCCTGGGATACCACACACTGTTCATTGCTCAATGTTATACCAGTACAACCATGTGTCCTTCCTCAGTGCTGGAGGACCAGTTGGAGGACCAGAGGAAGCCGAGGCAGGATGAGCCCTCACCCAGCCCTGGTCACCTCTACATGGGCAGCTTCTCCAAGGCCACCCCCTCAAAGTGCCCGCGGCTGCATCCATCTAGCTCTTCCACCACCCAGCCTCAGAACCAGACCACACAATCGTCCATCGTCTTATCTCCCATTAccacatccccagtgggtcagccTCTCAATGTGGCCGGCTTGCCTGTGGCCACACTGGCCCAACTCCCCACTGGCTCCCAGCTCTTCACCCACTACATCACTGGCAACACCTCTGCAGGAAAGAGAGGCAGCGCCAGGTCTGTGGCTCTCCATGCACCCTCCAGGGTGACTGTGCTCAACACAACCACAGAGTCATGGGTGGGGACCCCTCTACAGGCGCTTCATCTAACCCAGAAGAAGGAGCAGGACTCTGGGGACAAGGAGAGCCAGagactgggggaggagaggatagtgCTTGTGCAGCAGGGGGTACTACTGGACACTCCAGGGATTCAGACACACTTTGCTGGGAACAGTGGGGACTCAatcagagatggaggaagagggggaggagcaggggagggacaggagagTGAAGGTACAGAAGGAAGGGTTGCATAATGTAGAGTATAATGTAGAGTCTTTGGCAGGAAGAGGGCATTAAAAGAACTTAAAAccaagtgagagaagagagaaccgTAAGGAATACAGTTGAAAGAGAatcgagtgagtgagtgagcgagcgagtgtgtgtgtgtgtgtgacagtgtgtctgtgtggaagAGAGCAAGAAGGTAAACTTCGCCATGTCATGTATAGCTCCACACAGATTTTAGGCTATATGTGTTTTAGGCTATATGTGTTTTAGGCTATATGTGTAACATAATTTTAACGTACAGTACTTTTTCACATGGTGTTTATTACTGCAGGGCCCATAGTACTTTAATTACCCATGGTCTTCATCATCAAAGATATTGATATACTTAATGATAGGGGAGAGTGGGCTAAGTTGAGCCATTTCTCCGTCAAGGgaaatattgtattttttctAACAAAGATGTCTACATTTATTTCAGGATGTTGTATATCCCTGAAAATAATCAGAATTATGTATATATTACAGTTTTGCTGGACAAGGTAAGTTAAGCCGCCTatttctgtactgaattaaatattaccactacTGTTTTAAAACACTGTCTACCTTTATTTCCTAAACACAAatcaacacaatcacaatcaaTTTTTTGTGTTTTAATAATTTAAAGCATATTTAACACTGGCTTAAAACTCTTTGTActtttttaaaacacatttaacttaggccaggccctgttgtcacctcatatcccagcgataatgagaagaaaacacttacatttgctcaacttgccattggctcaactttcACCCcatggcaaacattttgactatattagcccacacagctacaaggatgcactttcatgctaggtttaggacctcatattgaaacTTATAGAGACCCCCAACTGATGTACAGAACGATCTTAAAATGATCTACATTGGTTTAGATACAGTACAAGCATCATGAAAACACTTAACACAATAAATTCATTTTTTTGGatctaacttgcttaccactttttccatgtggtttctttctTCACAGAGcttttcctaaatatttggtcatgtAATACATGTTTTGTGTAAGGTTTCCTAAAAACAAGAGTGGCCTAACTTACCCTTTGGCTCAGACTACCCCACTCTCAACCTACAGGGTTTTATCACAACCTCTTCAGTAGTTCTCATCAACTCCTGTAAATCACAGCTTGTATTCATAAACCGTATCAGAGTATAATTGCTGCTCTtggatcagttttgcattttaaatcataatgaataaaaaggggggacctgatccttaaacagcactcctactctgagacgcacTGTTCCTCTCAAGTACACCAGGAGATAGGAACCATCTGTGCTATTATCATTTGGCTGTTTGTTCCATTCTGGGTTCTGAATTATCATAGCAGAACCCAGAATGGAACAAACGGCCAAATGATAATAGCGCAGATGGTTCCTGTCTCCTTTAGTTCAGATTTGATTACATATTGGCATCAAAATGACAGCACAGACTGGGGCAGGACTCTAAGCAAGTCCAATGTTGTCGAAAGGGTTTTGTGTGCAATCATTAGAATATTCCTTTAAATCTTTTTTCTTCCTGAAATGTTCACATGTTCaaattaaaaacttttttttcccATTTTTGTTAGTAATGGAATGCTCCATGATAACTGTTTTGGTTGTTAGAGATGCTTCTGATGCATACACATCTAATGTTTTGTTATTTGGTATACTATAAAAAATGAATAGTCACACACCATGTATAAGCCTCCCAGAAATGTATTCGGTAAACCACTAATGTTTCGGCATCATATTGCCTTCTTCAGGGTTATTATTTTGTATAAAGAAATATTTTGCGTTATTATTTATCATACCGAGAGATGCGTCTGTAGTGTGATTCTTTTTTAAACCGGCAAACATGTTTGCTACAGTTTTAAGCAAAACTTTTTTGTGTTTGTCACTTTCATCCCACATCATCTACCCAACAACAATTGCAAAAATATACATATTGAAACGTCATAGCACCTTTAATTGTGAGAGTAAATGCACTACATTGGGTAAGACTGATAATGACAATTGTACAAACTTGTTATGTAAAAGTTTAATTAAAAATCCATTGCATATGAGATCTTTATCTGTGAATTCATTCAGTAGAAAAATGAAAGACCAATGACAACAACCCACACTGTCATACCGTGATTGTAGGATTGGCACAGAGGTTGGAGGTTTATAGAGCGGAGGCAGCGGAATGGAGTCACCATTGGTTTATTTTACCAACAAAAGGTGCGGAGTTACTGATCCAGTGAGGAATATTGAAATTGCAGAATTTTGTTGGTTTGTTTTTTGGGACAAAACTTGAAAAATattccactgggcacagacaccAGTTCAAATTctagtttttatttacatttggttgagttgtcaactaacgtgaatccAATGTGAactcaacaaaaaatgtcaccatgtcattggatttaggttaaaagttgggtaaaaaaaaaagaagaaattcCGTTGAATTTTTTTggttgaaattacgtggaaaccatgttgattcaaccagttgcATGCTTCCGCGCCAAAGGTTCACCATGGTCTTGCCATTGAGATGGCGTCGGTTTGCTCCTTTCCAATTTAAAAGGTGAGCAGATTTATGCACAACTGGGGAAATATGCCTGCAgtcttaaaatatatatttttttaaatccatcaCCATGGTAAGCGTAGCTAACATTGTTCAGCCAATCAGGTGGCTCCTAACATACAGAGTCAAGCCTGGTCTGTATGTACAATGTACAAATGATTGGCTGGACGCCGAACCCTACTTCTTGGTGTAGCACTGGCGTGGTGGTGGAAATTTTACTGTAGGCATATTTTCCCCGTTTTTTAAACCTTCTCCCCTTGCAAGTTAAGAAGGTAAGGAGAAAACCTACACCAAGGCAGTCTGAATGGCACATGTTTGATGTCGCTGCTAGCACAAGGCAACTACGGGTAGGTGCACCCCGGAGTCGTGGGCATGTGGGTGCGTTGAAAGGAAGGAGTGGGCGTGTGTAAAGCACG is a window from the Oncorhynchus tshawytscha isolate Ot180627B linkage group LG03, Otsh_v2.0, whole genome shotgun sequence genome containing:
- the LOC112234235 gene encoding glucocorticoid modulatory element-binding protein 1 isoform X1, which gives rise to MASAEITVSSRNIVMVKEEEEEGEHCESRKTQVILHLQPIIQGANEDNADTGSTVLAIETHHEDNLAEGEEVEYGYPITCGESKAVLLFKKFVCPGINIRCVKFNDQLISPKQFVHMAGKATLKDWKRAIRLGGVMLRKMMDSGQIDFYQHDTVCTNTCRSTKFDVLINSTRFLPGSAMQPPPSPLPIDGGHAAVSDDRLEEKAYTTVEWSPGPAAPITSTANGHVKRKRGDIIPDGSLSFWRGIADVGLMGEVLSSFRTELVAMLRGVEVRSEKAILQEADAVVLNSLSEMFGLLDSVRRVLDLRRSETDDNQQQVHNALNVLEDQLEDQRKPRQDEPSPSPGHLYMGSFSKATPSKCPRLHPSSSSTTQPQNQTTQSSIVLSPITTSPVGQPLNVAGLPVATLAQLPTGSQLFTHYITGNTSAGKRGSARSVALHAPSRVTVLNTTTESWVGTPLQALHLTQKKEQDSGDKESQRLGEERIVLVQQGVLLDTPGIQTHFAGNSGDSIRDGGRGGGAGEGQESEGTEGRVA
- the LOC112234235 gene encoding glucocorticoid modulatory element-binding protein 1 isoform X2, encoding MASAEITVSSRNIVMVKEEEEEGEHCESRKTQVILHLQPIIQGANEDNADTGSTVLAIETHHEDNLAEGEEVEYGYPITCGESKAVLLFKKFVCPGINIRCVKFNDQLISPKQFVHMAGKATLKDWKRAIRLGGVMLRKMMDSGQIDFYQHDTVCTNTCRSTKFDVLINSTRFLPGSAMQPPPSPLPNGGHAAVSDDRLEEKAYTTVEWSPGPAAPITSTANGHVKRKRGDIIPDGSLSFWRGIADVGLMGEVLSSFRTELVAMLRGVEVRSEKAILQEADAVVLNSLSEMFGLLDSVRRVLDLRRSETDDNQQQVHNALNVLEDQLEDQRKPRQDEPSPSPGHLYMGSFSKATPSKCPRLHPSSSSTTQPQNQTTQSSIVLSPITTSPVGQPLNVAGLPVATLAQLPTGSQLFTHYITGNTSAGKRGSARSVALHAPSRVTVLNTTTESWVGTPLQALHLTQKKEQDSGDKESQRLGEERIVLVQQGVLLDTPGIQTHFAGNSGDSIRDGGRGGGAGEGQESEGTEGRVA
- the LOC112234235 gene encoding glucocorticoid modulatory element-binding protein 1 isoform X3; protein product: MASAEITVSSRNIVMVKEEEEEGEHCESRKTQVILHLQPIIQGANEDNADTGSTVLAIETHHDNLAEGEEVEYGYPITCGESKAVLLFKKFVCPGINIRCVKFNDQLISPKQFVHMAGKATLKDWKRAIRLGGVMLRKMMDSGQIDFYQHDTVCTNTCRSTKFDVLINSTRFLPGSAMQPPPSPLPIDGGHAAVSDDRLEEKAYTTVEWSPGPAAPITSTANGHVKRKRGDIIPDGSLSFWRGIADVGLMGEVLSSFRTELVAMLRGVEVRSEKAILQEADAVVLNSLSEMFGLLDSVRRVLDLRRSETDDNQQQVHNALNVLEDQLEDQRKPRQDEPSPSPGHLYMGSFSKATPSKCPRLHPSSSSTTQPQNQTTQSSIVLSPITTSPVGQPLNVAGLPVATLAQLPTGSQLFTHYITGNTSAGKRGSARSVALHAPSRVTVLNTTTESWVGTPLQALHLTQKKEQDSGDKESQRLGEERIVLVQQGVLLDTPGIQTHFAGNSGDSIRDGGRGGGAGEGQESEGTEGRVA